TGGGCAGCTGGTTCGCCGCAGCGGCGGCGAACGCCACCGACGCACCGGAGATCGGCGTGTTCCCGGCGCCGGCCGATGAAGGGGTCGCCCCCGCACAGGCCGCGAACGTCGCGAACCCGTACGTCATCATGAAGGCGTCGAAGCAGCAGGACGCCGCCGCGAAGGTCGTCGAGTTCCTGGTCACCGATCAGGACGCCGTCACCGCCCAGCTCGAAGCCGACGGAAACTTCCGCCCGGGCTACGAGTACGAGATGAGCGACCTCGCCACGGAGATGCAGGCGATCGTCGCCGACACCGAGGTCGACGCGTTCACGCCGCTCGGCGACGGCTACGGCGACCGCACCGTGCCCGCCGGCTACCAGGTGGAGCTCAACACCCAGGTGCAGGGGCTGCTGACCGGTACGACGCCCGACGCCGTCGTGAAGGCGATGGACGACTGGTTCACCGCCAACCGCTGATCCGGAGCCGTCGCCGACGGCTCGAGCAGCGTCGTCGTCCGGGACGCGGACCATCGCGTCCCGGACGGCTTCCATACACCCGCACCCGAACGAAGGGTCGAAGATGACCGACACCTCACGCGCGCTGATCACCTGGAAGCGGCGACTTCCCGGTCTCCTGATGACCGGACCCGCCGTCCTCGTGTTCGTCGCGATGTTCGTCGTCCCGATGATCCTCGCGTTCGTCCTGAGCCTGACCGACTGGAACGGGTACGGCCTCGACTTCGGCTTCGTCGGGTTCGAGAACTACTTCGACGCGTTCTCGAGCCCGCGCGCGCTCGACGCGGCGATCTTCACCGCGGTGCTCGCCGTCGTGGGCACCGTGCTCTGCAACGCACTCGGCCTCGGCCTCGCCGCGCTCATCAGCGGCTCTGGTGCCATCAACTCCGTCGCGCGGACGGTCTTCTTCTACCCGTACATCATCAGCGCGCTCGTGATCGGCTTCCTCTGGTCTGCGCTCCTTGCACCCCAGGGCGTGGTCAACAACCTCGTCGCGCAGGTCGGCATGGACCCGATCCCGTTCCTCACCGATCCGACGTTCGCCAAGTGCGCCGTGATCTTCACGGTCGTCTGGTCGCACTTCGGGTTCAACATGATCCTCTACATCGCCGGCCTGAAGTCGGTGCCGGCCGAGTACTACGAGGCCGCGACCGTCGACGGCGCCGGCCGTGCCGCGCAGTTCCGCAACATCACGTTCCCGATGCTCGCACCTGTCGTCACCGTCAATCTCGTGCTCTCGCTCGTCGGATTCCTGAAGGTCTACGACGTGGTGCTCTCGCTCACTGCGGGCGGTCCGGCCGCCTCGACGCAGACGATCGTGTTCCAGATCCTCAGCGAGTCGTTCATCAACGGCAAGCTCGGGTTCGGCGCGGCGCAGTCCGTGATCCTCCTGGTGGTCACCGCGGTGCTCGGACTCGCGGTCACCCTGTCGCGCCGCGGCGCAGAGAAGAAGGTGGCCGAATGACCACGACGGAGTCCATCACCACGACGCTCGAAGAGGGTCCCGACGAGGTCACGCTGAACACCGCGGCGATTCGGGCGAGGCCGCTCCGCAAGCGCCGGCGCTCGAAGATCAGAACGCCGCTCGCCGGCCGCATCGCCAAGTGGCTCGTGCTCGCGGTCGTCGCCGTGGTCATGCTCGTGCCCCTGTACGTGATGATCATCAGCGCGTTCAAGCCGCAGGCCGACATCCTGCAGAACCCGCTCGGCTTCTCACCCGACTCGTTCACCCTCGAGTACCTGATGAACGCGGTGACGAGCGAGAAGTTCAACGTCATCGGCGCCTACGGCATCACGCTGCTGTTCGTGCTGCTCGTCAACGTCTTCTGCATCCTGCTCTCGGCGCCGGCTGCCTACGTCATCGCGCGCGGCCGCCGCAAGTGGCACATGGCGTTGCTCCTCGTCTTCGTCTCGGGCCTCTTCATCCCCGGCCAGGTCACCCTGATCCCCGTCGTGTTCGTGCTCCGCATGCTCGGCCTGATCGGCACCATCCCGGGCTTCGTGCTCTTCGAGACCGCCCTCACGCTGCCGATCACGATCTTCCTGTTCACCGCGTACCTCCGCAGCGTCCCGCGCGACATCGACGAGGCGGCGGCCCTCGACGGCGCCGGCAAGATCCGCGCGTTCTGGTCGTGCATCTTCCCGATCATGAAGCCGGTCGTGGCGACGATCGTGGTGCTGAACTCCATCAGCGTGTGGAACGACTTCGTGAACCCGCAGGTCATCCTCGGGCCGAGCTCCGGCATCTACACGGTGACCACCGGCGTCTACGCGGCGGTCGGGCAGTACGCCACCGACTACACGACGGTGTTCCCGACACTGCTGCTGGCGGTCACGCCCGCGATCATCTTCTTCATCGTGATGCAGCGCTACATCATCGGCGGCCTCGTCGCCGGCGCGACGAAGGGCTGAGCCATGGCAGAACCGCGCATCCCGGTCTCGCCCATGCGGGAGATCCCCGCCTGGGCGGTGCTCGAACGTCGCCTGTTCGACGAGATCGACGTGGCGTGGCCGCGATTCGTCGAGCGGTACTGCGAGCCCGACGGGCGGCTGCGCTTCTCGCGCGCGTTCGAGAGCCGAGACGGCGTCGACGACTTCTACGAGCCGTTCTTCAACTGGCCGGCGTTCTACTCGCTCGGCGGCAGTGACGCCGTGCTCGAGGCGGCCAAGCACCACTGGCGCGGGGTGACCGCGCAGCTCGCCGAGGCCGGCATGCTGACGGAGGAGTTCGAGAACGGGTACGACTGGTTCCACCAGGGCGAGTCGCTCATCTTCTTCTACGCGCTCTGCGCCGCCGACCCCGACGACGCGGAGTTCCGCGAGCGGGCGGAGCGTTTCGCCGCGCTCTACCTCGATCCGGCCCGCGGCAACTACGACGCGGAGCGCAACATCATCCTGGCGCCGCACACCGGCGCGCTCGGCGCGCTCGAGGGGCTCGGGCCCGAGTGGGTGTCGTACCCCGCGAGCCAGCGCAACATGCAGCCATACGGCCTGCCGATCGAGGGGCTGCCCGGCATCGCAGAGTGGGAGGACCTCGGCGACCCGGCCAATGCCGATCTCATGGGTGACGAGATGCGGCGGCGCGCTCGAGGCGATGTGGCCGTGAACCTCGCAGCGACGAGCCTCGTCGCCAATCGATGGCTCTACGACGGAGACCGGCAGGCAGGGGAGTGGGTCGCCCGCTACGTCGACGGCTGGCTCGGCCGGGCTCGCGCGAACGGCGGGCTGGTTCCCGACAACGTGGGGCCCGACGGCGAGGTCGGCTCGCTCCAGGACGGTCGCTGGTGGGGCGGCCACTACGGGTGGAACTGGCCGCACGGCCTGCCCTCCGTCGGCATGGCGGCGCTCATCGGGGCGATCAACGCCGCATTCGTCACCGGCGACGCCGGCTACCTCGAGCTGGCACGGGTGCCGCTCGACACCGTGATCCGCAACGCGACGACCGCGACGGTCGCCGAGACGCCGATGAGCCTGCACGGCAATTGGCTGAGCCGACTCGGACCGGATGCCGCGGTGCCTGCGATGCTCGTTCCGCACCGGCACGGCCTCGACGGCTGGTTCGACTTCGGCCCGATCCCGCTCGAGCTGCCGACGTGGCTCTGGTGGTTCTCCCGCGACGCCGGCGACCTGGAGCGGCTCCGCTCGCTCATGGCCGTGCAGCCCGAATCGCCGCACGAGGTGAAGCCGTTCCGCGACAAGGCGGAGGGCGGGCACGACCTGCCGTGGCTGAGCTTCCTCGCGGGTGAGGATCCCGGGTATCCCGAGCGTGCGCTGTCGATGGCGCTCGGCCAGGTCGCGCGTCGCGCTGCCCTCGTCGAGGCCGAGCACCCCGACCCGGCAACCGTGCACATCCACTTCTGGCAGCGGGTCCAGCCGGTCGTGACCGAAGTCCTCGGCCAGTTGATCGGCGGCGTGCCCCAGGTGCTCTACAACGGCGGCCTTCCGTTCGCCGCGGTGAGCTACGTCGATGTCGATCGAGCGCGACCCGGCCTGCCGCCGGATGTCGCGGCCCTCGTCACCGCGCTCGATGGCGACGAGATCTCGCTCGAGCTCGTCAACACCTCGCTGCGCCACGTGCGCCGAGTGCAGATCCGACCGGGGCGCTTCGGCGAGCGGGACATCCGCTCGGTGCGTTCGACCAGTGAGGGAGCCACCGCGTTCCCCGGCGACCCGGTGGCGTACACCTCGGTGCCCGGCGAGGCCGTCGAGGCCGTCACCGCGATCGACGCGCCGTGGATCACCGTCGAGCTGCCGCCCGCCCATCGCGCCGATCTCGTGCTCGAACTCACCGATCCGATCCGACCGCCGCGCCACCAGCGCGCACAGACCGCACACTGACCGAACGAAGGAAACCGAAGATGACCGACCGACTGAACGCCCCGACCTCGCCGATCGAGCTCCCGATCCGAGGCGGATCCTGGCAGCGCCCGGATGCCGCCGAGATGGAGGCGATGCAGGAGATCGGCTCGGCGACGGCCTGCTCGAAGCTGCACCAGCTCGGCATCCGCCGCTCCTTCGTCGACGGCCCGCGCCCGCTGACGCCGGGCCAGAAGGTCGTCGGGTCGGCGCTGACGCTGCAGTTCATGCCGCAGCGCGAGGACCTGGCGTCGGGCCTGGCGCAGGAGTACGTCGAACGGCACACCGCGCTCTGGGCCGTCATGGAGACCGTGCAGCCGGGCGACGTGCTCGTCATCCAGGCGTACGGCAGTGCGTTCTCCGGATGCATCGGCGACATCCTCGCCCGGTACTTCCAGCGCAAGGGGGGCGCCGGCATCGTCGTCGACGGACGCATCCGCGACGCCGGCCGCATCCGCGCGCTCGGGATCCCCGTGTGGAGCACCGGTGCGACACCGCACTACGCCTCGCAGTCCGAGCTCTTCCCGTGGGCGTACGACGTGCCGGTCGCCGTCGGCGGCGCACTCTGCCTTCCCGGCGACTTCGTCGTCGCCGACGACGACGGACCCGTGATCGTGCCGCAGGCGCTGTCGCCGCAGGTGCGTTCGGCGGCGAAGGACCACCAGGACTGGGAGGTGTTCAGCCGCGAGCGACTGGACACCGGCGCCCGCTTGAGCGACTACTACCCGCTCACCCCCGACACCCGTGCGGAGTACGAGGCATGGCGCTCGGCCGCGGCATCGCAGCGCTGAGCGCACTGCACGCGTCGGGCGGGTCGTTCGACGGGGTCGGCCTCGGCTGCGCGCCGATCGGCGACCTGTTCTCGAGCGTGACCGAGGCCGACGCGGAGGCGACCGTCGGCACGGCGCTCGAGGCGGGCATCCGCTTCTTCGACACGGCGCCGCACTACGGCGCGGGCCTGAGCGAGCAGCGACTGGGCCGAGCTCTTCGGGGTGTTCCCCGCGATGGGTTCTCAGTGGCCACGAAGGTCGGCCGGCGCCTCGTCGAAGCCGACGGGCGCGAGGTCGCACCGGGCGCACTGGGTGTTCGCACCGTGCCCGACCTGAGTGCCGACGGTGTGCTGCGAAGCCTCGAATCGAGCTTCGCGCGCACCGGACTCGACCGGGTCGACGTGCTGTACCTGCACGACCCCGACGATGTCGACGCCGCACTCGCCGGAGCGCTGCCGGCCATGGCGGCGCTCCGGGACGAGGGCGTCGTGCGCGCGATCGGGGTCGGCATGAACGTGTCGGCCCCGCTCGCCCGGTTCGCCGCAGAGGCCGACATCGATGTCGTGATGGAGGCCGGGCGCTACACGCTCCTCGATCGCTCGGCCGCCGACGAGTTGTTCCCGACCGCCCTGGACCGCGACGTCACGGTGGTCGCCGCGGGCGTGTTCAACACCGGGGTGCTCGCGGATCCGGTCGACGGCGCGCCCTACGACTATCGGCCGGCCGCGCCCGAGGTGCTGCACCGGGCGCGTGAGCTGCAGTCGCGATGCCTCGCGCGCGGCCTGTCGCTGTCCGCCGCGGCCGTGCAGTTCCCGTTGCGGCATCCGGCGGTCGGCGCGGTCGTCGTCGGAGCTCGCACCCCCGCCGAGGTGCGATCGTTCGTCGCCGATGCGCAGGCGTCGGTGCCCGACGGGCTCTGGTCGGAGCTGGAGCGGCCGTGACCGGCGCGGCGGACACCCCCGCGTCCATCGTCGATGCGCACATCCACCTCTGGGATGCTGCGGCGTTCGAGCTCCCGTGGCTCGTGAACGTTCCCGCGCTGCGGGGGCGGTACTCCGCCGGCGACTACCTCGCCGCGGTGGGCGACGTGCCCGTGCGCGCCGCGGTCGTGGTGCAGGCGGCGGAGTCGGCCGCCGAGGCGGCCTGGCTCGCCGACGCGCTCGACGACGCGCGCGGGGACTCGTTCGAGGCGGCCATGGTGGTGCAGTTCTCCCCGGCGCACGGCGACTGGCTCGGCCGTGTGCAGCCGGCCGTCGATGCGCGTGGCGAGCTGCCGCAGGGCGTGCGCCTTCCGGTGCACCGGCGGGATCCCGACTGGACCGACCTCGACGGGCTGCCGGGGCTGCTGCGCGGTGCCGAGGAGCGGGGGCTGGTGGTCGAGGTGCTGTGTCGCCCCGATCAGGTGGCGGCGCTCGACGGCCTCGCAGCGCGTCATCCACGCCTCGTGTTCGTGCTCGACCACCTCGGGTTGGGCGCATCTGAACCCGATGCCGTGTGGCACTCGGCCGTGCACGGACTCCGCTCGCGGCCGAACGTCCTGGCGAAGGTGTCGGGCCTGTTCGCGCCGGGGGAGGCGGTCGCCGAGGGCGATGCTCGCGCCGCTCGTGCCGTCGGGATCGCACTCGAGGCGTTCGGGCCCGAGCGGCTCATGTTCGGCAGCGACTGGCCGATGTCGTCGAGGGCGGGCGGCTATGCGGAGGTCGTCGAGCGCACGGCGGTGGCGCTCGGCCCGTTGACCGGCTTCGAGCGCGAGGCGCTCTGGTCGGGCACCGTCCGGACGACGTACTCAGCCTTGCGCGATAATCGATAACCGCTAATCTATTCTCGATCAGTACCTCTGGTCAGCACTGCTTCGCCGAAGACGTCGAAAGGATCGCGATGATCCCTGCATCTCCCGCACTCCGAAGAACAGCTCCACTCGCCATCGCCGCCGCGCTGGTCGCGTCGGTGATCTCACCGATCTCCGCACCACCGGCGGCCTACGCCGCCGCCGACTCCGCGCTCGAGATCTTCGTCTCGCCCGAAGGTTCGAACGGGGGAGCGGGCTCCGAGGCTTCGCCCTATCGCACGCTCGAGAAGGCCAGGGCGGTGATCCGCTCGATGAAGGCCAGCCAGGGCCTGCCCGACGGCGGCGTCACCGTCACGCTCCGCGAAGGCGACTACGAGCGCGACACCTCGTTCGAACTCGCGAAGCAGGACTCCGGCGAGGAGGGCGCGCCGATCGTCTACCGCGCCTACCCCGGCGAAGACGTGCGCCTGCACGGCGGCCGGGTGCTCGACGGCGACGACTTCACTCCGGCGGGCACCGACGGCGTCGGTGCGCGTCTCAGTGACAGCGTGCGCTCATCGGTGATGCAGATCGATCTCGGCGCCGCGGGCGTCGGCGACCTCGGCGGCATCCTGCAGACCGGGTACGGCCTTCCGCCCGGCGACGAACCCGCGGAGATCTTCTTCGACGGTGCGCCGATGACCGTCGCCCGCTTCCCGAACGCGGGCTCGTTCGTCAAGACCGGCACGGTGAGCGACCCCGGCGGCAACCCGCGGCAGGTGCTCGGCGGCAACGCCACGAGCCGACCGCTCGACCCCGTCTACGACGACGGCGCCACCTTCCGCTACGCCGACGAGCGCCCGGAGACCTGGGCGAGCACCGAGGGCGCGTGGATGTACGGGTACTGGTACTGGGACTGGGCCGACGGCAACCTCCCGATCGACTCGATCGACGCGGCCACCAACCAGGTGAGCACGAAGAACGCCTCGCACTACACGGTGCGGTCGAACCAGCGGTACTACTACTACAACGTGCCCGAAGAGCTCGACGCGCCCGGGGAGTACTACCTCGACCGTGGGGCGAACGTGCTCTACTTCCTGCCGCCCGCTCCGCTCGCCGGCACGACGGTCGACCTCTCACTGCTCACCGAACCGATCGTGCAGATCGACGGGGCCTCGCACGTCACGTTCAGCGGAATCGGCTTCGAGAACAGCAGGGGCGACGGCATCCGCATCGCGTCGGGCGACCACAACCGGGTCGTCGACTCGACCCTCGCGAACCTCGGCGGGTGGGGCGCGCGCATCGAGGGCGGTGTCGACAACATCGTGCACCGCAGCGAGATCACGCGCACCGGCCATGGCGGCGTCTTCGTCGGCGGCGGTGACCGCCCCACGCTCACGAGGGCCGACAACGCGGCCACCGAGAACACCATCCACGACTTCAGCCGCCTGGCGCTCACGTACAACCCCGGCGTCATGTTGAGCGGTGTGGGCAACACGGCGGCCGACAACCACATCTTCGACGCCCCGCACCAGGCGATCGCGTTCGAGGGCAACGACCACATGATCGAGTACAACGACGTCCACGACGTCGTGCAGGACACGGCGGACTCCGGTGCGATCTACACCGTGCGCGACTGGAGCTGGACCGGCACCGTGATCAGGTACAACTACATCCACGACGTCGGCGGTGCGACTGCGCCCGGCCACGACCAGGAGGGCATCTACCTCGACGACCTCACCTCGGGCATCACGGTCGTCGGCAACGTGCTCGAGAACGTGCCGCTCGCGTTCCTCATCGGCGGCGGCCGCTCCAACACCATCGAGAACAACCTCGTGATCAACAGCTCGCGCGGTCTCTCCCTCGACGACCGCGGCACCAACTGGGCCGCCGGTCACTGCGCGCCGAACGGCGGCATGCAGAAGTCGCTCGAGAAGATGCCCTACCAGCAGGAGCTGTGGGCCGGTCGCTACCCGTGGCTCGTCGGCCTCCTCACCGACCAGCCCTGCATCCCGAAGTACAACTCGGTGCAGCGCAACGTCTTCAAGGACAGCGCGGCGCCGAGCATCGCCGGATCGGCGGCGGCGAACGGCACGATCGCCGACAACTGGGTCACGACCGACGACCTCCGCTTCGTCGACGAGACCGGCGGCGACCTCACGCTCTCACCCGACTCGCCGGTCTTCGCGAAGGTGCCGGGGTTCGAGCCGTTGCCGTTCGAGCGGATGCGCAAGTCCACGCGAGAGCCGCTCGAGCCGCTCGACCTCGGGCTGACCGGTTGGTCCGGTGCCGGGCACCCGAGCACCGAGCAGGTGCACGGCGGAACGAGCAGCCACGCCGTCGTCGCCGATCGCGAGATCCTGACGCACACCGGCGAGCTGCGCCAGGAGGGCACGGTCACCGTGTGGTTCTGGGATGACGCGTCCGACACCTCGATGCAGGTCGCGGCCAACGCCTCGACCGGCGACACGGGGTCGCTCTTCCGGGCGCTCGGCGTCGCGACGACCACGTCGACCTCGCACTACGTCTCGCGCATCGGCACCAGCTTCGTCGCGACCTCGGTGCCCCGCTCGACGGGCTGGCACCGGTTCGAGTGGGTCTACGGCGACGGCGACGCCCTCGAGCTGCGGATCGACGGCACGAGCGTGGCGACGGATGCCTCGAGTCCCGCGTTCGACCGCATCCAGCTGGGCGACTGGTGGGCCGACGGCCGCAGCGGGTCGGTCTACTTCGACGACGTGAGCATCGACTGATCCGGCCGTCGCCGCCCGTGCCTCACTCGGCGCGGGCGGCGACGATCGCCCGGTTCATCGCCGGCCCGATCGGGTGCTCGGGCTTCGTCGCGAGACCCATCGCGTGGGCCACGAACAGGTCGGATGCCGCGTCGGGATCGCCGCTCGCGAGGGCGTCGACGAGACCGCGGTGGGTCTCGGCCACGACGTGCCAGTCGCCGTCGTAGCCGGGATCGGAGAGCACGTGCATGGAGCGCAGGCTCGGTTCCACGATGTCCCACATGCGCGGCAGGTAGACGTTGCCGCTGGCCTCGATGATGGCCCGGTGGAACTCGAAGTCCGTCTCGCGGAAGGCGGCGATGTCGTTGCGGTCGGCGGACTCGTGCATCGAATCGACGAGCGCCATGAGACGGGCGCGGGTGTCGGCGTCGATGCGGCCGTGGTTGAGCCGGGCGGCCATGCCCTCGAGTGCCATGCGGGCGATGCGGGCGTCGTCGGCCTCGCGCTTGGAGAACTCGGTCACGAAGCTGCCGTGGTGGCGGATGTGGGTGACGAGGCCGTCGTGGGTCAGCCGCTTCAGGGCCTCGCGCACCGGGGCCTGGCTCACGCTGAGCCTGCGGGCGAGCTGCGATTCGACGACCTGTTCGCCGGGCTTGAGCGTGGAGTCCTTGATCATCGAGCGCACGAGGTCGTAGATGCGGTCGGAGAGCAGCCCGCGATCGAACTCGAGCGGCATTTCGGATGATTCTGACACGACCTCAGCCTATCGCTTATCGAGAATCGCTAGGCGAGATTTGCGGCTGGCCGGCCGACTCCGTGTCGGAGGCCGTCGATGCCGTGCTCGCACACAGTAACGCGAGATCGTCCAGCCGGGCCAGAGGATTCGACATGCCGTGCCGGCAGGCGGCGCCTACGCTCGAAGCCGACCCGATCGCGGAGGCGAGATGACCGTGCACGATCATGCGCAGCGGCGCGGCCCCACGATCGCACTCGTCTCGGCTGACGGCCGGGTCGCGGCAGCCGTCTCCACGCTGGCGGGAGCGCTCCGATCGCTCGTGGTCGACGGCGTGGCCGTCGTCGAGCCCACGGCCGATGCCGCGGTGCCTCCGGGTGCGGCCGGCACGCTCCTCGCTCCGTGGCCCAACCGGGTCGACGGGGCGCTCTGGGTGCACGAGGGTGCGACGCAGCGCCTCGAGGTGACGGAGCCCGGGCTCGGCCATGCCCTTCACGGGTTGCTCCTCGCGCGCGAACTCGAGGTCGTCGCCGCGACCGACTCGGGGGTCGAGCTGCGTGCGCGACTCGGAGGAGAGCGGGGATACCCATTCGCGATCGAGGTGACGGTGCGGTACGCGCTCCGCGACGACGGCGTCGACGTGACGATCACGGCCCGCAACCGGGGGAGCGGTCGAGCGCCGTTCGCTGCCGGCTCCCACCCGTACCTGCGCGTCGGCGACGTGCCCGTCGACGAGCTGTCGGTGCAGGTCGACGCCGACACCGAACTGCTGCTCGACGACCGGTACGTCCCGATCGACCGCAGACCCGTTGCCGGGACCGCGTCCGACCTGCGGTCGGGTGCGCCGGTGCCGGAGGCTCCTCGCCATGCGGCATTCGCCATGACCGGGTCGGCCCGCCCGCTCCGCCACGCGCTCGAGGCGCCCGACGGCACCCGCGTCGAACTGCACGCCGACCCCGCCTTCCGGTTCACCTGGATCTACCTCGCGGAGGCGCTCGACACCGATCAGGGGCCGCGCCGCGCGCTCGCGATCGAGCCGATGTCGGCACCGGCGAACGCGCTGCGCACCGGCGAGGGCCTGGCCTGGATCGAGCCGGGGTCGCAGTGGTCGGCGGGGTTCTCGATCCGCCTCGTTCAGGCGTCGCGCGCCCGGTAGTCGCTCGGGCTCATGCCGTGGTGGCGGCGGAAGTGCCGGGAGAAGTAGAACGCGTCGTCGTAGCCGACCTCTCGGGCGACCTCGCCGACGAGCGCGTCGGTGCCGTCGAGCAGCTGCCGGGCACGAGCCATCCGCAGTGCCGTGTGATGGGCGAGCACGCCGCCGCCCGTCGCCCGGCGGAACAGCGCGCTGAGGTGCGACGGCGACACCCCGACGAGTGCGGCCAGCTCGGGCACCTTCACGGTGCCGTCGAGGCGATCGGCGAGGAACGCCATCGCCCGCTGCAACGGGTCGCCCGTCGCCGGCAGCACGCGGTCGACGCCGATCTGGGTGAGCAGCTTCCACGCCGCGCCGGAGGCGGCAACGAGTCGCGCCGGCGACTGGTCGCGTTCGAGCCCCGACATGATCTCGTCGAGCAGTGCCACGGCGCGCTCGATCGAACGCACCGGCACGATCGGCCGGTCGACGGAGACCTCCATGAACTCGACGAGCTCCGCGACATCCGTGCCGGTGAGGTGGCACCACCAGATCGTCCATGGGTGCGCGGCATCCGTGCCGTAGGAATGCGGTGCGCCCGCCGGGATCACGAGGGCGTTGCGTGCGGTCACCCGGTGCACCGCGCCGCCGATGCGCACCCATCCGGCTCCCGCGGTGCAGAGGATGACGACGGTCTCGGGCGTGCCGCGCGGTCGTTTGATGCCGTGATCGCGCGCCTCGGGGTAGTAGCCGACGTCGGTGACGAGCAGACGCCGCGTCACCGGTCGCTTGAGCGCCTCGTGCGCAGCGGGGCGCGGCACGATGAAGAGGCGCTGGTTCGAGAAGCCTTCGGGGATCAGCACCCCACCAGTCTGCTGCAGGATCGTCGAATCGTCCATGCGGCCCAGCCCTTCGGGCATTCGGCGACGGCCGGAGCGCGGCTTGGATGGATCGTGTGAGCGATGACCGACTGATCCTTCCCGACCCGCCCGCTGCACTCGAGGAGCGCCTCGCCGACGGCGCCGCCATCGCCTGGCGCGAAGGCGTGAGCATGCGCACGTA
The sequence above is a segment of the Agromyces hippuratus genome. Coding sequences within it:
- a CDS encoding carbohydrate ABC transporter permease, whose translation is MTDTSRALITWKRRLPGLLMTGPAVLVFVAMFVVPMILAFVLSLTDWNGYGLDFGFVGFENYFDAFSSPRALDAAIFTAVLAVVGTVLCNALGLGLAALISGSGAINSVARTVFFYPYIISALVIGFLWSALLAPQGVVNNLVAQVGMDPIPFLTDPTFAKCAVIFTVVWSHFGFNMILYIAGLKSVPAEYYEAATVDGAGRAAQFRNITFPMLAPVVTVNLVLSLVGFLKVYDVVLSLTAGGPAASTQTIVFQILSESFINGKLGFGAAQSVILLVVTAVLGLAVTLSRRGAEKKVAE
- a CDS encoding carbohydrate ABC transporter permease, yielding MTTTESITTTLEEGPDEVTLNTAAIRARPLRKRRRSKIRTPLAGRIAKWLVLAVVAVVMLVPLYVMIISAFKPQADILQNPLGFSPDSFTLEYLMNAVTSEKFNVIGAYGITLLFVLLVNVFCILLSAPAAYVIARGRRKWHMALLLVFVSGLFIPGQVTLIPVVFVLRMLGLIGTIPGFVLFETALTLPITIFLFTAYLRSVPRDIDEAAALDGAGKIRAFWSCIFPIMKPVVATIVVLNSISVWNDFVNPQVILGPSSGIYTVTTGVYAAVGQYATDYTTVFPTLLLAVTPAIIFFIVMQRYIIGGLVAGATKG
- a CDS encoding RraA family protein, with product MTDRLNAPTSPIELPIRGGSWQRPDAAEMEAMQEIGSATACSKLHQLGIRRSFVDGPRPLTPGQKVVGSALTLQFMPQREDLASGLAQEYVERHTALWAVMETVQPGDVLVIQAYGSAFSGCIGDILARYFQRKGGAGIVVDGRIRDAGRIRALGIPVWSTGATPHYASQSELFPWAYDVPVAVGGALCLPGDFVVADDDGPVIVPQALSPQVRSAAKDHQDWEVFSRERLDTGARLSDYYPLTPDTRAEYEAWRSAAASQR
- a CDS encoding aldo/keto reductase, whose translation is MALGRGIAALSALHASGGSFDGVGLGCAPIGDLFSSVTEADAEATVGTALEAGIRFFDTAPHYGAGLSEQRLGRALRGVPRDGFSVATKVGRRLVEADGREVAPGALGVRTVPDLSADGVLRSLESSFARTGLDRVDVLYLHDPDDVDAALAGALPAMAALRDEGVVRAIGVGMNVSAPLARFAAEADIDVVMEAGRYTLLDRSAADELFPTALDRDVTVVAAGVFNTGVLADPVDGAPYDYRPAAPEVLHRARELQSRCLARGLSLSAAAVQFPLRHPAVGAVVVGARTPAEVRSFVADAQASVPDGLWSELERP
- a CDS encoding amidohydrolase family protein, translated to MTGAADTPASIVDAHIHLWDAAAFELPWLVNVPALRGRYSAGDYLAAVGDVPVRAAVVVQAAESAAEAAWLADALDDARGDSFEAAMVVQFSPAHGDWLGRVQPAVDARGELPQGVRLPVHRRDPDWTDLDGLPGLLRGAEERGLVVEVLCRPDQVAALDGLAARHPRLVFVLDHLGLGASEPDAVWHSAVHGLRSRPNVLAKVSGLFAPGEAVAEGDARAARAVGIALEAFGPERLMFGSDWPMSSRAGGYAEVVERTAVALGPLTGFEREALWSGTVRTTYSALRDNR
- a CDS encoding right-handed parallel beta-helix repeat-containing protein; this encodes MIPASPALRRTAPLAIAAALVASVISPISAPPAAYAAADSALEIFVSPEGSNGGAGSEASPYRTLEKARAVIRSMKASQGLPDGGVTVTLREGDYERDTSFELAKQDSGEEGAPIVYRAYPGEDVRLHGGRVLDGDDFTPAGTDGVGARLSDSVRSSVMQIDLGAAGVGDLGGILQTGYGLPPGDEPAEIFFDGAPMTVARFPNAGSFVKTGTVSDPGGNPRQVLGGNATSRPLDPVYDDGATFRYADERPETWASTEGAWMYGYWYWDWADGNLPIDSIDAATNQVSTKNASHYTVRSNQRYYYYNVPEELDAPGEYYLDRGANVLYFLPPAPLAGTTVDLSLLTEPIVQIDGASHVTFSGIGFENSRGDGIRIASGDHNRVVDSTLANLGGWGARIEGGVDNIVHRSEITRTGHGGVFVGGGDRPTLTRADNAATENTIHDFSRLALTYNPGVMLSGVGNTAADNHIFDAPHQAIAFEGNDHMIEYNDVHDVVQDTADSGAIYTVRDWSWTGTVIRYNYIHDVGGATAPGHDQEGIYLDDLTSGITVVGNVLENVPLAFLIGGGRSNTIENNLVINSSRGLSLDDRGTNWAAGHCAPNGGMQKSLEKMPYQQELWAGRYPWLVGLLTDQPCIPKYNSVQRNVFKDSAAPSIAGSAAANGTIADNWVTTDDLRFVDETGGDLTLSPDSPVFAKVPGFEPLPFERMRKSTREPLEPLDLGLTGWSGAGHPSTEQVHGGTSSHAVVADREILTHTGELRQEGTVTVWFWDDASDTSMQVAANASTGDTGSLFRALGVATTTSTSHYVSRIGTSFVATSVPRSTGWHRFEWVYGDGDALELRIDGTSVATDASSPAFDRIQLGDWWADGRSGSVYFDDVSID
- a CDS encoding GntR family transcriptional regulator, yielding MSESSEMPLEFDRGLLSDRIYDLVRSMIKDSTLKPGEQVVESQLARRLSVSQAPVREALKRLTHDGLVTHIRHHGSFVTEFSKREADDARIARMALEGMAARLNHGRIDADTRARLMALVDSMHESADRNDIAAFRETDFEFHRAIIEASGNVYLPRMWDIVEPSLRSMHVLSDPGYDGDWHVVAETHRGLVDALASGDPDAASDLFVAHAMGLATKPEHPIGPAMNRAIVAARAE
- a CDS encoding aldose epimerase family protein, with amino-acid sequence MTVHDHAQRRGPTIALVSADGRVAAAVSTLAGALRSLVVDGVAVVEPTADAAVPPGAAGTLLAPWPNRVDGALWVHEGATQRLEVTEPGLGHALHGLLLARELEVVAATDSGVELRARLGGERGYPFAIEVTVRYALRDDGVDVTITARNRGSGRAPFAAGSHPYLRVGDVPVDELSVQVDADTELLLDDRYVPIDRRPVAGTASDLRSGAPVPEAPRHAAFAMTGSARPLRHALEAPDGTRVELHADPAFRFTWIYLAEALDTDQGPRRALAIEPMSAPANALRTGEGLAWIEPGSQWSAGFSIRLVQASRAR